GTGCATGTGTTGAAACTGAACTGTATCTTCACCATCAATGCCGTACTTTTTGGCTTCTATGTCGCTTAAAATACCGTGTGAGGCATGCTTCATGGCTTGTATATAATCATAGGCATGAATTAACAATAATTCATCTTCGGTGGCAATTCGAGGTTTCACTATATGACTGGTCTTGAGATAGCCTAAATCTTGCAACAATTCAGTTGTTAATTTCAATCTCATTTGGTTGAATGGATGATCATTTGCGAAACGATATTGAAGTAACTCATTCGCATATACATAACCCGTTGTTTCAATGTTACTCATAAAATTTCTCCCCTTTAAAAGAAAAAGCGATTCATATAGCGAATATCATCAAAGTCTTGTAATTGTTTAATCGAAATACGAGAACCAATTCTCGCCATTAAACAATTTGCTGGATGACTTGTTATCTCTGGATCATCAGTTGCAAAAACTTCAAGGCCCCCATATCCCATTAATTTTTGCATTAATTTTTTATATTCATAAACGTCTAGTCCAGAGTTTTTTAAGTCCCAATGCCAATAATATTCAGTTGTTATAATAATATAATCTTCTACTTCGTCTTGAGACAGACTTAATTTAATTAATTCTGTACCTAAATGCAAATAACGATAAGGCAAACTAATTTCGATAGCACCGAGTTCAATTAGGTATGGTAACTTGCCACTAGACCAACGTTCTAATGGATCTGGATAATGATAAGTGACATAGCCAATAATATGTTGTTTATCTCTTAAAACAAAAATTCTTCCTTCTGGTAATTCGCTAATTTCTTTGATGGCCTCAAATTGTTCATTTGGATATCTAAATGAATGTAAACCTTCATCAAAAGTCATATG
The Staphylococcus kloosii genome window above contains:
- a CDS encoding GNAT family N-acetyltransferase; translation: MEHKKTYVKQSYDIDNNQYIIEGPVPIQDLEHMTFDEGLHSFRYPNEQFEAIKEISELPEGRIFVLRDKQHIIGYVTYHYPDPLERWSSGKLPYLIELGAIEISLPYRYLHLGTELIKLSLSQDEVEDYIIITTEYYWHWDLKNSGLDVYEYKKLMQKLMGYGGLEVFATDDPEITSHPANCLMARIGSRISIKQLQDFDDIRYMNRFFF